The proteins below come from a single Eucalyptus grandis isolate ANBG69807.140 chromosome 3, ASM1654582v1, whole genome shotgun sequence genomic window:
- the LOC120291334 gene encoding uncharacterized isomerase BH0283-like: MAKKLVHYVVVDAFTETVFKGNPAAVCFLEEDEEKDVEWLQAVAREFNISITCFLTKVAASGTEDSSPRFRLRWFSPVTEFDLCGHATLAAAHTLFTSGMVDSDTIEFMTLSGILTAKRVPETKSSHILKVQDGDLPGVWIELDFPVVPIAEDDAERISCVSKVLNGTSIVEIKKTAKGDHFIVIPSGKEVEEIQPQFEEIQRCPGRGIIITGSAQPDSGFDFVSRFFYPKLGLNEDHVCGSAHCALAPYWSEKLGKKDLVAYAASPRGGVVKVHLDEQNQRVSLRGKAVTVMRGSLLV, encoded by the exons ATGGCAAAGAAGCTCGTGCACTACGTAGTG GTCGACGCATTCACTGAGACCGTGTTCAAGGGGAACCCCGCGGCGGTGTGCTTCCTGGAGGAGGATGAAGAGAAGGACGTGGAGTGGCTACAGGCAGTGGCCAGGGAGTTCAACATCTCCATAACTTGCTTCCTGACTAAAGTAGCTGCCTCGGGGACGGAGGACTCGAGCCCGAGGTTCCGCCTCAGATGGTTCTCTCCCGTCACCGAG TTTGATCTCTGCGGTCATGCGACTCTAGCTGCTGCGCACACTCTCTTCACATCTGGGATGGTAGATTCTGACACCATCGAGTTTATGACATTATCCGGAATTCTGACTGCCAAAAGGGTTCCCGAAACGAAGTCATCCCACATTTTGAAGGTTCAAGATGGTGATTTGCCCGGGGTATGGATTGAATTGGATTTTCCTGTAGTCCCGATCGCTGAAGATGATGCCGAGCGGATTTCATGTGTCTCCAAAGTTCTCAATGGCACTTCCATTGTTGAAATCAAGAAGACAGCAAAGGGCGACCATTTC ATTGTTATCCCGTCGgggaaagaagttgaagaaattCAGCCCCAGTTTGAGGAGATACAGAGATGTCCTGGGAGGGGTATTATCATCACAGGATCAGCTCAGCCAGACTCGGGATTCGATTTTGTCAGTCGATTCTTTTACCCAAAACTTGGACTGAATGAG GATCATGTATGTGGCAGTGCACATTGTGCTTTGGCACCTTATTGGAGTGAAAAGCTGGGGAAAAAGGATCTCGTTGCCTATgct GCATCGCCCAGAGGTGGAGTAGTGAAGGTGCACTTGGACGAGCAGAACCAGAGAGTGTCATTGCGCGGGAAAGCTGTAACTGTAATGAGGGGCTCTCTTCTTGTTTGA